The Bosea beijingensis genome contains the following window.
GCCCTTCTGGACGGCCTCCATCAGGTCGGCGCATAGACGCGGCGCGACATTGGCGACGACCGAGATGCAGCCATGGCCGCCGGCCGCCATATAGGCAAGCGCGGTCATGTCCTCGCCGGAGAGCTGGATGAAATCCGGCCCCATGGCGTGGCGCTGCTGCGAGACGCGGGCGAGATTGGCGGTCGCGTCCTTCACGCCGGCGATGTTCTTCAGCTCATAGAGCCGCGTCATCGTCTCGACCGACATGTCCACCACCGAGCGCGGCGGGATGTTGTAGATGATGATCGGAATGCCGACCGCATCGTTCACCGCCTTGAAGTGCTGGTACATGCCCTCCTGGGTCGGCTTGTTGTAATAGGGCGTGACCACGAGCACGGCGTCGGCGCCGGCCTTCTCGGCGTGGACGGCGAGATCGATCGCCTCGATCGTGTTGTTCGAGCCGGCGCCGGCGATGACCGGGACGCGGCGCTTGTTCTGGTCGATGACGATCTCGACGACACGCTTGTGTTCGTCATGCGACAGCGTCGGGCTCTCGCCGGTGGTGCCGACGGGGACGAGCCCGGTCGAGCCGTTCTCGATCTGCCATTCGACCAGCGCGCGCAGTGCCTGCTCGTCGACCTTGCCGGATTTGAACGGCGTGACCAGAGCGGGCATCGAGCCGGTAAAGGCAATGTGCTTGGTCATGGGACGATCCTGGGACGAAAACGCGGGTTACGGGGCCGCCACACATAAACCGTCGTCTCGCCAAGGCAAAGCCGGCAAGTCATGAAAATGCGTGGCCTCATAGTTAAACCTTCATAAACTGCCTTCCCCGACCATTCCCTGATGACCATCCGAGCCTGGAGCCGCGCCATGGCCTCGCCTGCCGCCGCGAGGAGACTGATTTGCCTGCTGCTGCCGGCCCTGCTCTCGGCGTCATCGACGCGAGCGGGTGACGACGGCATGCTCGCGATTCAGCGCAAGCTCGCCATGCTCGGCGATGTCGAGACCACCAGCGCGCTGCCGCCCTACCCGCCCAACGCACTGCGAGGCGAGAGCGCCGTCAATGTCGAGGCCGTAAAGGCGGCTGTCGCCGCCTATCGCCGGGGCGCGCTCGCCGAGGGGGACGATCTCGCGGCGCGGATCGAGGATCGCTCCGCGCGCTCGCTGCTCGAATGGGTGGCGATCCATGCCAATGCCGGCGCCGTACCCTTCCTGCGCATCGACGCCTTCCTGCGCGAGCACCCGAACTATCCGGCCACAACCCGTTTTCGACGCCGCGCCGAGGAGGCGCTCATCGCCGAGAAGAAGAGCCCCGCCATCGTGCGCGCCTTCTTCCATGGCCAACAGCCGGTCTCGCCGGCCGGGCGTGTCGCTTTGGCCATCGCACTCCAGGACGAAGGCAAGGCCGAGCAGGCCAACGCCCTCATCCGCCAGAGCTGGCGCAAGGACGTTTTCGGACAGTCACTGGAAAAGATCGCGCTCGCCGCTTTCGAGACGGTGCTCACCAAGGACGATCACCGCCTGCGCACCGAGCGCTTCCTGTTCCGCGAGAACGGCGAAGCGGCCCTGCGCAATGCGGCGCGCGTCTCGGCCGATTATGTCGTGCTGGCCAAGGCGCGGCTCGCGAGCGCCAAGGCACGCCGGCCTATTTCCGAGAAGCTGATTTCAGCCGTGCCGGCCTCGCTGCGCGGCGACGTCTCC
Protein-coding sequences here:
- the dapA gene encoding 4-hydroxy-tetrahydrodipicolinate synthase is translated as MTKHIAFTGSMPALVTPFKSGKVDEQALRALVEWQIENGSTGLVPVGTTGESPTLSHDEHKRVVEIVIDQNKRRVPVIAGAGSNNTIEAIDLAVHAEKAGADAVLVVTPYYNKPTQEGMYQHFKAVNDAVGIPIIIYNIPPRSVVDMSVETMTRLYELKNIAGVKDATANLARVSQQRHAMGPDFIQLSGEDMTALAYMAAGGHGCISVVANVAPRLCADLMEAVQKGDYAGALKVQDRLVPLHDAIFKEPGLAGAKHGLALLGRIEEEVRLPLMPVTPATGKVIREAMVFAGLVNA